From the Clostridium sp. Marseille-P299 genome, the window CCGTAGAAGATTCATTTGGATACGTCGTCAAATAGTTTGCATCAATTTCATCAGAATTCATAAAGTTCGCCTTATCTATTATCGTTTCATGCTTACTTTGTAACTGATATGCACAACTAGCCTGTAACTGTTTTGCTTCCTCCGTCACTTGATGAATCTGATAATCCTTCATCATATAGATTCGATCACTAACCTGCAAATACTCACTGCTTCCCCCAATAACAAGAATCGTTGATACGCCTACTTCCTTTGATAGTTCCTGAACCCGTTCCACAAATGGGGTAATAGGCTCTTTTTCAATTAATGCCTTCATAATAGGATCTTGAATCATGAAGTTCGTAGCAGACTTATCCTCATCGATCATCAAAAGTGTGACGCCCCAATTGATCGCTTCTATAATATTTGCAGCCTGTGAGGTGGATCCCGATGCATGCTCAGTTGAAAAATCTGCTGGATTTCCGCCAGGAATCCACTTAATAAATGGTGATAAATTTGCGTGACGTACGCTCCGTCCGTCTTCTGCTGAAATCTTCATAGCAGAATCATCTGTAATCACAAATTCTCTACCATCCCCTTCTATATGATTATAAATTCCTGCACTTAAGGCATCTAGCAATGTACTTTTTCCGGAATAACCACCGCCGGTAATCACTGTAACGCCCTTTTTAAATGCCATCCCTTTGATGCCTGCCACTTCCACTTCATCCTCCTTTGTTGACTGAAATGGAATTGCATTTATCATAGGCAAATCACTTCCTTTTTCCCTTGGCAGAATACTTCCATTTGCCACAAAAGCACAATACTCACTTTCCTTTAACCATGCTCTAATTTCATTTTGTTTTTGCTCAAGTTCTAAGGCACGTTTTAATCCTTCCTGAGAAAACTCATCTATAAATCGATTCACCGCATCTGGTAAATCTTTGGATAGCATCTGCACCGCTTTTTTATGCTTTCCAAGTGGTAATTGTACTTGAATCATAATGTTTGCACAAAGGTAAGCTGGAACATCCTTCCCACCATCAATTGGAGTTATCGTATTCTTGGTTGGATTGGTATAATACTTTTGGGAAACCTTTTTTGCTGTTATCACATTTCTTTGTAAAACCTTATTGTTTGGTTCATAAATATAGTAATGACCATTTTCCTTTGCCGTTCGTTTCCGATTATCGTTTAATTCATTTAATGTTCTAATATAAGGAATAAAAGAGCGGAAGATATAATCAAGTGCTGCAGTACTCGTATCCTCCACCTTTAGATTCTTCATCGGAATATGAATTGTAATCGTTGGCTTTGATAACTCAAGTCGATTGCTTTTTGTAATTTCATATCCAATTTCATCATCCCAGTAAACCGCATGATTGTGCTCAATGGGATCTTTATCTATAAAGGTTTCTATCATTTTTCCTTCATACATTTCTTCATACGTATCACTGTTTGGTCTCATGTTTAAAATATAATATTTTAATCGGTTCAATCTGATTTCTCCTTTTTATTTCTGCTTTTTTAATCTCATCGGTTCTAAAAAATATTTCATTTTTCTTATTATTAAATTCCTCTATTACTAACATTTTATCTTTCATCATATAAATCACCTTTTCCTTTCTTAAATGCTTTTGCACGAATCTTCACCCTATTTTAGGGCAGAAAAATAGCCATAATAAGCAGCTTTATTCTACTCACCATGGCTATTTTTGCGTACAAAAAAAGACACACCATACATGCGTCCTGTAGTCAACAGTATTCATAAAGGTACTTAAAAATCGCATAATTTTAGCGCTAAAGCTAAAAAAATGCCTTATTCAGTTAATGATTGTTCACCATCCATAAATTCTTTTTCATATTCTAATTCCTCCTTAACTGAAATTTTTAAGTAGACTTACTTCCATATCATAACACCATATTCCAATTATTTCAATCTTTTTATTTCTCTTTGGCAATAAAACGTATCTCACTAATCGTCAACTGCCCCGCATTCCACCTTTCTTTCGATATACTTTTTCGTTCCAGCAAAAAAAAGTCCACCGCTTCCCACAAAGCAAAAGATGCTGCTATGGACAATACTTCTGAAAATATAGCTCCAACTTCAGCTGTATTCATAGTAAAATATATAATAAGCAAGATAATTCCTAAAGTAAACAAGGAGAGAATTGTAATAAAATTAAAATGTAAATCAATACGCTTATCATTTAAAGCATAATATTCTTTAATTAATCGAATAATTTGATGCTGCTCTTCCTCATTTAATTCTACATTTTCAAACTGAATTATAATCGGATAACGGATTGGAATGTAATATGCCTTTCTATCGATAAAGTCGTAAATGTCTTGATTTAATGTAGCTTGATTTCCAGTGGATAACTTATCAAACCATTCCATACCTTCGTAGGCATAAATTCGAATGATTGCATTATTGTCTTTATCTAAATATTCCTTTTCTAAATATGTTTCCATTGACGGCATATCATTTTCGTACCTTCGTATTCTTCCTACCATTTTACGCCTTAATTGCTTTCTTTTCATATGACTCCTTTATCCTTTTCTATTAACAGAATATCTAGGCAGTAAGATAATCAAAGATACTTTTTACATAATTTAAAAATTTTATTCAGTTTTTATAAAAAATCAGTTCTTTATTCCATTGTGCTTTTCTCTATAAGAACAGTCGTTTCTATTTTAAAAAAGAAAAAACCTTGATATTATCTCGGTTTTCTCTAAAGAAACTTATCTCATATACTGCAAATTTTAATTCATGTATTATCCCCTTTTATCATACTTTATTATCAAACAAAAGGGGATTCTCTTCTAGGACGTTTTTTCGTTTATTCAATTATTAAAATAGAAAACTAGTTTATTTTTCCAAATAAAAGTTTAATACTTTCCATTCTCCAGATTTTTTCACTAATTCAATTCCTAAGTATGTGATACTATCTTCTCCTGCACGTATAAAAGGATATTGCACTTCGATTTCATTAACTTCTCTTATATTGTTTAAATCTCCTGTGAATTTCTTGATTTCCGTAGTATCATAGATGTCTGTTTTATTCATCATATAATTATAATCATTTAAATCGACTCCATCACTTAAATAGGAGCCCATACTCTCTTTGTCCCCTCTAAAATATGCCTCTGAAAAGCCTTCCAAAACTATTTTTACTTTCGTTTCTTCTTCATTAAATAGAAAATTATCTATCGTTTCCATCCCCAGTTGCTCTTTTGCTGCTTCATCTTCCTTGGCAAAATATTCGGTTAGTGGGATATACTGTTCTTTTCCATCATCCGATTTAAACTTATATAATAATTCATATGACTCATTACTTTTATCTTTAAGTCTGACTACAATATTATAATCTACCACTGTTTCTTTTTTATTTAATAAAGAATCTTTTTCCGTTATGAAACCTTGAATATATTCTTCAACAAGAGCTTTATCTTCCTCAGATCTTAGCTTTTCCTTTGCTTTATACATACCTTTTATATCAGGGCTATCTATGGCTTTACGAATATAAGTGTAATCGGAACTTACCTCAACATCTACTAATACTGCATTATCATCCGTTGTTCTTTTCGTAAATGCTACGGAAAAATTATCAATTGTATTTATACCTTCCTGAGATTCTGTTATTATTTTTTGTATTTCTGATGAAATTTTATTAGCAAGTTTGTTATCTATTTTTACCGACTTATCCTTTATGGTAATGTTACTTTCTAAAGCTTCCTCATTTTTGCTACATCCGATTAAGCTTATAAGTAATAGAAGTGTTATAAACAACATTTTAATTTTCATTCGAAATTAATACCCTCCTCAATTCAATGTTTTTAATTAGAACTTCTTGCATAATTTTTAATCACTTTCCTTATTATATCAGTTATAATTCATATTAACAATATATTCCAATTCCAGAATCATATTATTAAGTTTTTTTTAATTTGGCAGAGTAATAAAATCGCTGATATTTTAAGTGTTTATTATTTACAATCATTATTTGTAAATATCATATGATCTATGTTATTATAATTTAAATATAGTTAATTGATTTGAGACAAGACTATACAATAGGTCAGTGATCTAAGATATAGTAAATATTTATTTGAACTTGAATTAATAAAGCATACATCTGTTTATAAACTCATGGAAAAAAGGAGAAATTTTATGATTGATTTTCAAAACGCGTCATTTTTTAAACTAAAGCAAGTAGCTGAGAATGATGTCAGTGGCACTTTAAGCAATTTACTAATTCCAGGTGAGCAAATAATTGGAGCTTATAAAGGCATTCGAGATTCCGTTACTTTTACCACAAAGCGAGTGATCGCAGTAAATGTTCAAGGATTTACAGGAAAGAAGAAAGACTTTACTTCTCTTCCTTATTCTAAAATTCAAGCATTTTCTATTGAAACAGCAGGTGTATTCGACTTAGACGCAGAACTTGAAATTTATTTTAGTGGACTTGGTAAAGTGAAATTTGAATTTACAGGAAATTGTGATATTGAAAAAATAGGGCAGACCATTGGAAGTTATGTATTATAGGGATTAATTAA encodes:
- a CDS encoding P-loop domain-containing protein, with protein sequence MNRLKYYILNMRPNSDTYEEMYEGKMIETFIDKDPIEHNHAVYWDDEIGYEITKSNRLELSKPTITIHIPMKNLKVEDTSTAALDYIFRSFIPYIRTLNELNDNRKRTAKENGHYYIYEPNNKVLQRNVITAKKVSQKYYTNPTKNTITPIDGGKDVPAYLCANIMIQVQLPLGKHKKAVQMLSKDLPDAVNRFIDEFSQEGLKRALELEQKQNEIRAWLKESEYCAFVANGSILPREKGSDLPMINAIPFQSTKEDEVEVAGIKGMAFKKGVTVITGGGYSGKSTLLDALSAGIYNHIEGDGREFVITDDSAMKISAEDGRSVRHANLSPFIKWIPGGNPADFSTEHASGSTSQAANIIEAINWGVTLLMIDEDKSATNFMIQDPIMKALIEKEPITPFVERVQELSKEVGVSTILVIGGSSEYLQVSDRIYMMKDYQIHQVTEEAKQLQASCAYQLQSKHETIIDKANFMNSDEIDANYLTTYPNESSTEVLKVSDLGFLILGEEQVDIRMIHDIASIPQLNAIAFLLRKLINRVNPMERFQKFSFEKLEDSQIEPKWIHARGEVEQLLYDINEEGLESAYSTFFTECNRFMDLPRKYEVLAVLSRMRIKMIRSFDE
- a CDS encoding PH domain-containing protein, whose protein sequence is MIDFQNASFFKLKQVAENDVSGTLSNLLIPGEQIIGAYKGIRDSVTFTTKRVIAVNVQGFTGKKKDFTSLPYSKIQAFSIETAGVFDLDAELEIYFSGLGKVKFEFTGNCDIEKIGQTIGSYVL